In Bradyrhizobium guangxiense, the following are encoded in one genomic region:
- a CDS encoding ABC transporter substrate-binding protein — protein MLQLIRQGRLAFASRLALSIVALSALASPVLAGGKTITAVMHSDLRILDPIFTSAYIARDHGYMVYDTLIATDSNFKIQPQMADWKISDDKLTYTFTLRDGLKWHDGAPVTAEDCIASLKRWAAVDGMGQQLMLFTASMEATDPKTITLKLKEPYALVLESIGKPSSRVAFMMPKRLAETPVDKQIPEQIGSGPFKFVASEFQPGVKAIYVKNTDYVPRKEPANWTTGGKVVKVDRVEWITMPDAQTALNALQSGDIDFMEFPAIDMLPAIEADKDLKLGILNKFGFQTGARMNFLHPPFDDVKVRRAAFLAVKQKDVLDALIGNPKYYKTCAAAFICDTPFATDVGGETLAKGGDMAAARKALAESGYDGTPVVLMAPGDVLTLKAQPIVVAQQLREAGFKVDLQATDWQTVVSRRASQKPPKEGGWNMFITNWVSADVDNPISNVAVGGQGKKGGWFGWAEDAKIEQLKDAFVRAASLDEQKKIATEIQKEAYDQVLYMPLGQYQAPSAWRKSLTGVLDGPATPVFWNVDKLE, from the coding sequence ATGCTCCAACTCATCCGCCAGGGACGTCTCGCGTTCGCCTCGAGACTTGCGCTCTCGATCGTGGCGCTTTCGGCACTGGCCTCGCCAGTTCTTGCCGGGGGCAAGACCATTACAGCCGTGATGCATTCGGATCTGCGCATCCTCGATCCGATCTTCACCAGCGCCTATATCGCTCGCGATCATGGCTACATGGTCTATGACACGCTGATCGCGACAGATTCAAATTTTAAGATCCAGCCGCAGATGGCGGACTGGAAGATCTCCGACGACAAGCTGACCTACACCTTCACGCTGCGCGACGGTCTGAAGTGGCATGACGGCGCGCCCGTCACCGCCGAAGATTGCATTGCCTCGCTGAAGCGGTGGGCCGCGGTCGACGGCATGGGGCAGCAGCTGATGCTGTTCACCGCGAGCATGGAGGCGACCGACCCGAAGACGATCACGCTGAAGCTGAAGGAACCTTACGCGCTGGTGCTGGAATCGATCGGCAAGCCGTCCTCGCGCGTGGCTTTCATGATGCCGAAGCGTCTCGCCGAGACGCCGGTGGACAAGCAGATTCCCGAGCAGATCGGCTCAGGTCCCTTCAAATTCGTGGCATCGGAATTCCAGCCCGGGGTGAAGGCGATCTACGTCAAGAACACCGACTACGTGCCGCGCAAGGAGCCCGCGAACTGGACCACCGGGGGTAAGGTGGTGAAGGTCGACCGCGTCGAATGGATCACGATGCCGGATGCGCAGACGGCGTTGAACGCGCTGCAGTCGGGTGACATCGACTTCATGGAATTTCCCGCCATCGACATGTTGCCGGCCATTGAAGCCGACAAGGACCTCAAGCTCGGCATCCTGAACAAGTTCGGATTCCAGACGGGCGCGCGGATGAACTTCCTCCATCCACCGTTCGACGACGTCAAGGTCCGCCGCGCCGCATTCCTGGCGGTCAAGCAGAAGGATGTGCTCGATGCGCTGATCGGCAATCCGAAATACTACAAGACTTGTGCTGCAGCTTTCATCTGCGACACCCCGTTCGCGACAGACGTTGGCGGAGAGACGCTGGCGAAGGGCGGCGACATGGCTGCGGCCAGGAAGGCGCTGGCCGAATCCGGTTACGACGGAACACCTGTCGTGCTGATGGCGCCGGGCGACGTGCTGACGCTGAAGGCGCAACCCATCGTCGTCGCGCAGCAACTGCGCGAAGCCGGCTTCAAGGTCGATCTGCAGGCGACCGACTGGCAGACGGTGGTGAGCCGGCGCGCCAGCCAGAAGCCCCCGAAGGAGGGCGGTTGGAACATGTTCATCACCAATTGGGTCAGCGCCGACGTGGACAACCCGATCTCCAACGTGGCCGTCGGCGGGCAGGGCAAGAAGGGCGGCTGGTTCGGCTGGGCGGAGGATGCCAAGATCGAGCAGCTCAAGGATGCCTTCGTTCGTGCTGCCTCGCTCGATGAGCAAAAGAAGATCGCGACCGAGATCCAGAAAGAGGCCTACGATCAGGTGCTCTACATGCCGCTCGGCCAGTATCAGGCGCCGAGCGCCTGGCGCAAGTCGCTGACCGGCGTTCTCGACGGCCCGGCGACGCCGGTGTTCTGGAACGTCGACAAGTTGGAGTAG
- a CDS encoding glycosyltransferase family 39 protein, giving the protein MAERSDRAPARWRRPFLYWLDGVEAGWAVPLLIGCFVAVWTLYLVIAYAGGGLHPDTLEAWALGRHFAWGYHKHPPLSGWIAASWTAVFPLTDWSLQLMAMVNAGLALIFVDRIARHFVTGHKRILVLLLLMLTPAYQFHAQRFNANSVLLATWPLATWCFLRAFETRAPLWAVAVGCTTALAMVGKYYSIFLVASFALAALAHPARRPYFTSASPWISVVVGLAALSPHIHWLATTGASTFTYALAHTGGKAATSLGEARSFLLGLAAAMGISAVLWVLVAGTRLKQFPADFAAMGPGLRLLFYVTIGTIALPVVTSLVMGTDLPSLWALQGLFLFAVLVVCGTSYPIERFHTVNLTVIVAGVALVAVLIAAPIHAVYRNDHGYEEGRNLYAQAASEVTRAWRELTGEPLSAVSGDASLAFATAFYGADHPPDARSFEYDHMSSLPGKSVLSRSWAGLCFRDQESCLRWMGWASSQAGHVVRREFTVQATLWGRPGLTREMVVLMARPRGMRMIPRSAADDFSASRRGTD; this is encoded by the coding sequence ATGGCCGAACGGTCCGATCGCGCGCCGGCGCGCTGGCGGCGACCCTTCCTGTATTGGCTCGATGGCGTCGAGGCGGGCTGGGCCGTTCCGCTGCTCATCGGCTGTTTCGTTGCGGTCTGGACGCTCTATCTGGTGATCGCCTATGCCGGCGGCGGCCTGCACCCCGATACGCTCGAGGCCTGGGCCCTGGGGCGGCATTTCGCCTGGGGCTATCACAAGCATCCGCCCCTGAGCGGCTGGATAGCCGCGAGCTGGACCGCCGTCTTTCCGCTCACCGACTGGTCGCTGCAGTTGATGGCGATGGTCAATGCCGGGCTCGCGCTGATCTTCGTCGACCGGATCGCCCGGCACTTCGTGACCGGGCATAAGCGCATCCTGGTGCTGTTGCTCCTGATGCTGACGCCGGCCTATCAATTCCATGCCCAGCGCTTCAATGCCAATTCGGTGCTGCTCGCGACCTGGCCGCTGGCGACCTGGTGCTTCCTGCGCGCATTCGAGACGCGCGCCCCGCTGTGGGCGGTTGCGGTGGGGTGCACGACAGCACTGGCGATGGTTGGCAAATATTATTCGATCTTTCTCGTCGCGAGCTTCGCGCTTGCCGCGTTGGCGCACCCGGCGCGGCGCCCCTATTTCACCTCCGCTTCGCCCTGGATCTCGGTCGTCGTCGGGCTCGCGGCCCTGTCACCCCACATCCATTGGCTCGCGACGACGGGCGCGTCGACCTTCACCTACGCGCTGGCGCACACCGGCGGAAAGGCTGCGACTTCGCTCGGTGAGGCGAGAAGCTTCCTGCTGGGGCTGGCAGCGGCGATGGGCATATCGGCCGTGCTCTGGGTGCTCGTCGCAGGAACGCGCTTGAAGCAGTTTCCGGCCGACTTCGCGGCGATGGGCCCGGGCCTGCGGCTTCTGTTCTACGTGACGATTGGCACCATCGCGCTGCCGGTGGTGACATCGCTGGTGATGGGCACGGACCTGCCTTCGCTGTGGGCGTTGCAGGGGCTGTTCCTGTTCGCCGTTCTCGTGGTCTGCGGGACCAGCTACCCGATCGAGCGCTTCCACACGGTCAACCTCACCGTGATCGTAGCCGGCGTCGCCCTCGTGGCGGTTTTGATCGCCGCGCCGATCCATGCGGTCTATCGCAACGATCATGGCTATGAGGAGGGCCGCAATCTCTACGCCCAGGCGGCGAGCGAAGTGACGCGCGCCTGGCGGGAGCTGACCGGCGAGCCCCTGAGCGCCGTGAGCGGCGATGCTTCGCTGGCTTTCGCCACCGCGTTCTACGGCGCGGACCATCCGCCTGATGCGCGATCCTTCGAGTACGACCACATGTCGAGCCTGCCGGGCAAGTCGGTGCTCAGCCGTAGCTGGGCCGGGCTGTGTTTCCGCGACCAGGAGTCTTGCCTGCGATGGATGGGGTGGGCGTCCTCCCAGGCCGGACACGTCGTCAGGCGTGAGTTCACCGTGCAGGCCACGCTGTGGGGGCGGCCGGGTCTGACGCGGGAGATGGTCGTGCTGATGGCCCGTCCTCGGGGAATGCGGATGATTCCGAGGAGCGCGGCGGATGATTTCAGCGCCAGCCGGCGAGGAACCGACTAA
- a CDS encoding ABC transporter substrate-binding protein → MFHFMRRGPRAFASKLALSVVALSTALASPVLAAGKTITAVMHSDLRIIDPIFTTAYITRDHGYMVYDTLLAPDSSFKIQPQMADWKISDDKLTYTFTLRDGLKWHDGAPVTAEDCVASLKRWAAVDGMGQKLMDFTASLEATDAKTITLKLKEPYGLVLDSIGKPSSRVAFMMPKRLAETPADKQIPEQIGSGPLKFVASEFQPGVKAVYVKNTDYVPRKEPASWTSGGKVAKVDRVEWITMPDSQTAVNALQSGDIDFMENLPYDMLPVLEANKEITIEVSNKFGFQTLGRMNFLYPPFDNVKVRRAAFLAMNQKDVLDALVGNAKYQKICGAFFVCDTPLATEVGAETLVKGSGMAEAKKALAESGYDGTPVVIMAPGDVTTLKAQPIVAAQLLREAGFKVDLQATDWQTVVSRRASQKPPKEGGWNMFFTNWVAADVSNPIANLSIGGQGKKGGWFGWAEDPKIEQLKDAFVRAPSLDEQKKIAADIQKEAYEQVIYIPLGQYLLPSGWRKSLTGVLDGPATPLFWNVDKSE, encoded by the coding sequence ATCACGGCGGTGATGCATTCGGACCTGCGCATCATCGATCCGATCTTCACCACGGCCTACATCACGCGCGACCATGGCTACATGGTCTACGACACGCTGTTGGCTCCCGATTCGAGCTTCAAGATCCAGCCGCAGATGGCGGATTGGAAGATCTCCGACGACAAGCTCACCTACACCTTCACCCTGCGCGACGGCCTGAAGTGGCATGACGGCGCGCCGGTGACGGCCGAAGACTGCGTCGCTTCGCTGAAGCGCTGGGCCGCGGTCGACGGCATGGGCCAGAAGCTCATGGACTTCACCGCGAGCCTCGAGGCGACCGACGCCAAGACCATCACGCTGAAGCTGAAGGAGCCCTACGGCCTCGTGCTCGACTCCATCGGCAAGCCGTCCTCGCGCGTTGCCTTCATGATGCCGAAGCGCCTTGCCGAGACACCGGCGGACAAGCAGATCCCGGAGCAGATCGGCTCCGGCCCCCTCAAGTTCGTGGCCTCGGAATTCCAGCCCGGCGTGAAGGCGGTCTACGTCAAGAACACCGACTACGTGCCGCGCAAGGAGCCGGCGAGCTGGACCTCCGGCGGCAAGGTCGCGAAGGTCGACCGCGTCGAATGGATCACCATGCCGGACTCGCAGACCGCGGTGAACGCGCTGCAGTCGGGTGACATCGACTTCATGGAGAACCTGCCCTACGACATGCTGCCGGTGCTGGAAGCGAACAAGGAGATCACGATCGAGGTCTCCAACAAGTTCGGCTTCCAGACCCTCGGCCGGATGAACTTCCTCTACCCGCCCTTCGATAACGTGAAGGTGCGGCGCGCCGCCTTCCTGGCGATGAACCAGAAGGACGTGCTCGACGCGCTGGTCGGCAATGCCAAGTACCAGAAGATCTGCGGTGCCTTCTTCGTTTGCGACACGCCGCTCGCGACCGAAGTCGGCGCCGAGACCCTGGTGAAGGGCAGCGGCATGGCCGAAGCCAAGAAGGCGCTCGCCGAGTCCGGTTACGACGGCACGCCGGTCGTGATCATGGCGCCTGGCGATGTCACCACCCTGAAGGCCCAGCCGATCGTCGCGGCCCAGCTGCTGCGCGAGGCCGGCTTCAAGGTCGACCTGCAGGCGACCGACTGGCAGACCGTGGTGAGCCGCCGCGCCAGCCAGAAGCCGCCGAAGGAGGGCGGCTGGAACATGTTCTTCACCAACTGGGTCGCGGCCGACGTCTCCAACCCGATCGCCAATCTCTCGATCGGCGGCCAGGGCAAGAAGGGTGGCTGGTTCGGCTGGGCGGAAGACCCCAAGATCGAGCAGCTCAAGGACGCCTTCGTCCGCGCGCCCTCGCTCGACGAGCAGAAGAAGATCGCGGCCGACATCCAGAAGGAAGCCTATGAGCAGGTGATCTACATCCCGCTCGGGCAGTATCTGCTGCCGAGCGGCTGGCGCAAATCGCTGACGGGCGTGCTCGACGGCCCGGCGACGCCGCTGTTCTGGAACGTCGACAAGTCGGAGTAA